ACCTAACCTGCAAAGATTCGAACCGAACCcggatcaaaatttaaaaatatccgaatgggactaaaatctttgaccccgaaaatcTGAAATCCAAAGAGACCAGACCGAACCCGAATGAGTATCGTAACACCCATCCCTAGccactattatatatcatatatgtatcatcatataattaatcgtattttatacataccatcatataagtaatcatataattaataatattttataaatatcatcatataaataatcatatatattatatttataaaacttaatgtgaaatataaaaaccataatataAGCTGTTGTTTAAAATTgagctttgtattatatttttcttatatatattgaaaacatttttttgataatggttattggaaaacattttagtaaaaatcaatttttgaatatatgtatattttttatttgaaatatatatataaaatttattttagacaAAAGATGTTTTAGGTTATTAGATTAGaccatttttgtatattttaaagataGTCTAAATATATAGTTTCTCGTAATATAATAGAATTCACATAAGCCCattaatacttttttttcttaatatactgctattccaaacaatataatgggcaattctcataaatagactattttcaagttttggtcatAAAAGTAGACCACAAAGAGAAAagtgaccaaaatattttatttaataggtaaaaataccctaataccctagatatataaaataaaataaaataaaaaataataaaaaattattaaaaaaataattgtttttttatagttttagataatatgttttcaaattcgaatttttttatatattttttttaaaacatttttgtttcgaatttttttaattatttttttaaaattttctttttgtaattcgaaactactttttgaaactatttttaaaatttttattttcaagtttttaatatttattttttattttataaaattttaaacttcaatcccaaatctccaccccttaactctaaaccctaaggtttagattagttaaccctatgagtataaatatatatttacctctttaatgaaacattttggtcattttgattcttagtctatatttgtgactaAAACTTTTTAGTGCTATCTTTGGGTTTTTCtccaatattatatattttttttaaaatgttatttataattctaaataattttcaaaagtacttatattttaataaaataaatattattttatttgttcgTGCAGATTATTGTAACTAATTAGGAAGGCATCCGTCATGTTTTAAGGAAATCATGAGATAAGAGAGCCAGAAAATATCTACCTTGAAGAACAAAATACGTGggaagaaagttttttttttttggtaaaatgttaaatattatacCAAGTTTTTAAGTTTGCGACAGAAATTACAAAGAAAACTAGTAGCGGATTACATAAATTAAACTAAACACCAGCGGAaattaaactaaactaaaaagaTTCAACCCGCAACTGGAATTCAAACTTTGATTACGAACATGATTTGAACAAAGATCTACATGTAACTAAACATCTTTAGCTTCGCTCGACCACCTCTAAACCGGTGCATTCCGCTAAATAGTTCAGTTATCCTTAGATTATCAATCCCCGTTCTCAACCATTGATAGAAAGCATTCGAGGGTGGCGTTCACCAAGTTTCCTTGGTTGCCGGTTCATCTTATGCCATCAACAGAGTAGCTGGATTTTGATGATCTTCTCACGCTCACAATCTCAGCTGACATCAAGCGCATAGTTGAGTGAATAGACCCGAGAGTTCAAACTGAAACAACCGGACTGGACGCCATGGCGTGAGCACTCAACACCTAACAAGAAAGTTTAGGATGAAATAATTAGGTAATATCCTGTTGCTAAGATCTGTTGCTAAGATTGCGCGAGAGATTCTTGCTGTTAAACTTACGATTTTTACATAGATATGTTAGTTAGCTAATTATTGTGTCCATAtctaaaatttctattttatgagCGTGGTTTTCAAAATTGTATGGTTAATTAAACCAGCTGGTTTAGGAGACAAACGGGTCAGGAACCAAAATTGTAATTCTACTCATTTCGATTTGGTTAATGCTTTattcatatttccaaacaatcTGATTTAAATTCCTAtacttgtttccaaacaactcaaatgtgtacttcagttttaataatatagatatatatcataattaaatacatattaattaacttaccttttagatttttttttatttttaattatctaCCTAGCTTATAGTTAatgaacaatattgttttaaaagctatataattatatttttattatatataagtaataactaaaataaaagtcaCATAAAAAGAaccatttatataatatatagatcaatatataaatatattatgttacatatattttcatataaataatagtcCAATGTAAATTTAGTATGATAAATGCTGGAAGTAGAAAATAATAGcaccatatattttaaaaaataaaagtacatttgatccataaaaaaatacaatttgtaCGGATATACAGAtcatattcaaaaaatattactgATATAATTGATGGTTTATAAGATAAACATGTTTAGAAAGGTCATACTAGACAATCatttaaacaaacaaattttaaaatatagattatcgcttatacaaataaatatttatttataaaaataaaaataaacatccgCGCGGTGTGCAGATCAAACTCTAGTAAACTCTTAGAATACGTTTTTTCACGGTTGGAACAAACCTAATCTATTAACTAAGCACATAATATATACCTTATTAAgttgaaaatgaatatcctaCATATAAATTTGTCTAAATATGTGAATGtcacatttttataattattataaactGTTATTAgttaagttttatatagtcacaGTCAGTTCTATTTTTGGGTAGAATTTTGGGTGAATGTTGGTTTATAAAATGGGATAATGCATATAAACTAACtatactataaaaataaattaggaaTGTAGTCAATACCACAACTTTGGTTTGTAtgcattttttttctaaatgtgTGTAAAATagtaaatcataaattaaatagtgattatttttgatttagtcCCACAACAGAAATTGTCTTAgtttactttatatattatattcacaATTTGAATAGGTCCAAAACTTAGATGACAACATTataagtagataaaaaataggactctgaattaatagattagactaGATTTTGAGCCGCGCTTTCAAAACGCGAgtttatcatgttttttttttcaattgaaaattatttagtaaatgtcatattttcatatatttgtgttttattttatagaagacttaaattttttatctttatttattgtatctaatatattaaaacagaagtcataacttcttttcatgtgtgatttttttagtttggaccttcctaaaaaatatcatattttacataagttcattattatatcttttaatatctttatctttttatttgaaatacaaatgaatatatttaaaatgttctaacaaaatctttttaaatcttcttagaatctttttaaatttactttcaaaaattagttagttttactttaaattatcataaaatataattagaaattaaaattgaatatagttttggtttataaacgaaattttaaataaaatgaaattaattaatttcaaaaatacatttaccaataatttttaaagattttgttagaaataaatatttatttctattttaattttttcaaatttgttttctaataaaataaaaatcatgattttttatgagtgatatttttatttggaccatcatttaaaatttatattaaatgtatatcactaatgctaatatatataatgtttttaactactttaatcataatatcttttatttaaaaaaaaattaaaattctaacaaatctcttgaaaaagattataataagatcttaattgtcataaattaaatataaaaattttcaactaattttgtaattagtaatgaaataacactaaaagaataaaattatatcctattttatcaattttataataatatctatcatttttaaataaaaatgttatattgaacaaaatatgataaaattattttaaattggtacgttaacatattttattttcataaatataaaatatatatgctaACAATATAATATGTTAGTAGAACaggttaatattagtaaactatatgatacatgtataaaaatttaacttatcttaaactttttaatatacagtaatttattatataaaattaataaacatttaaaaattactaaaaaaatctagcgatttgaattacggatcatgattataataaattaaatacaaaattgttttcatatatgttgtttcatgcattaaaaaaaattagtttagtaATCAAATACAAATTCAAtaggacaaatatataataagcaacatatatatgtgatgattttaatttacatcatgaaaatataaaattattatatttggcataattatacaaacatttatatatgtgagtaacattaaaaatatataataattatgtaaaacaaatatcaatatatatataaatgtgaaaatatataccgcacggttgtgcgggtggaaatctagtttcattttaaaagattatttatgtttaaaaaattaaactttatttctttaatgaattaaattgGTATAActatgataaattaattttattatgtggttaatattttaataaaaaaaatttatacttttaataaagatttatacttttcaatgaaaaaattcaattttttatgaatgcttaaattatattaaaaaaaataataattaaaaatagttgaaaaaaaaatatttgaacttggactcaatagcctaaaagaaaaaaaaatgtgagaattggatctgatttcttaatcgcccaaatggcccaagagagatatAATGTGGCTGGATCTGAATAAAATGACccaatataaatgttttattaatattacttgattgtccttaatgaaacatgcaatgttagtaaagaagaagacatgctaaggtaaaaaagacaataggatcctgctttaatagtatatatatatctctatatatattgtatatgtacattaaaaattctaacaaatctgttgaaaaaatattttggcaatattttaattttcaaaatttttttttatatttttcactgATATCATAATTAGAAATGAATTTTTATCATGCATTAATGTATATTAggttatcatttataaaatgaaaataaaaattttatcctattttatctattttataataatagttaggttaaaataaaatcattatattgaattaaatatgataaaattgtattaaatttattaatttataaatttattttcataaataaaaaactatttatgttaaaaagtataatataatgATAAAATGGCTTAACATTAGCAAACTAGATAATACATGTAAAACAATTGACATATCATAGACTTTTGTATATGCGATactatattatctaaaatgaataaatgtaaaaaatattgttaaagaGAAATCAAACTTTGAAAGGCGGGTCAGTATTTAGaataatataattacaaaatagttttcaaatatgTTATGTCATGcgtatattaatttgtttagtaaataatacaaatacaataagatatatatatatatatatatataataagaatcgGCAAATACACGTGACagttttaaacaattgattaattataacatgtaatctataaaattattgtatttgaaatagttatataaacatttaaatttatgattaaCGTTGAAAATGTATACCATTaataatctaaaataaataaataaatatatgtaattgaAAATAAACACTTGTGCGATTGCGCGGGTCAAGATATAGTTAAGTGTTAAAATAGATGATAGTTACAATTATTTGAAtggagcatatatatatatatatatatatatatatatatatatattattttttacaaaataatttttgaaaatatatgtatgattATGTAATAATTATTACTTATACTTTTccataattaccaaaaaaaactcggcataatttttaataaaatgtgaATATGGTAAACATATTATtcattaaactttatatttttgaaacttatatattttcattaaattattatttttgaataaattttcaTCATTCTTATGATATATTATGTATTCTAACTAAAATGTattgtttattatattttcttagtttttattttccaaactgagttttgtttaagttttttaattatttattaatttttggttataatttttcattcttATTATATTTAGTTCTCTAAATTTAGTTGGATTAGATACCACTAAATTTAGTTGGATTATCTCTAATAATGAATGGTATATTCGGAAATTCACATTTCATTAAAAGCGATGGGAGCATGTGAGTAGGGTTACATGAGATTTTTTTCCGAAAAAAGAGCATTCCAGCTGTTAACAAGAATACTTACCATGTAGTGATGGTTACAAATGGAACAACCCACCAGTACGTAACAATACTATACATTCACCATTCTTTTGACGACAAGAATACTTACCATGTATTGATTGTTACAAATGGAACAACTCACAAGTACTATACCACACACACCAAAAACACAACAATAAAGTAAAAGTAACATATAGGCCTGATCCATTTCAAACAAACATAAAACGCATGAGCAGCCGTGCCGTCTTGCACTCTTTCCCCACTTTATCTGATAGAGGAATTGCTTGTATACCTGGTTGCAGCTTAGACACCCGGTCACGAAAAGTACCAGCAAATTTGTCCTTAAATATTAGGGTATGGTCATATACTTCAACAACAAGCTCATCATTTTCCAAACTAGATAGCGGAAACTCAAATTCCTCTCCCCAACTGGGTGTCCAACTGCGTTTGTGGACAGTCTTCCGGATCTTGCCACCATGTATGAGCTGTTTAAAGACCCGAGGAACTAAAATCAGCTATATTTGGTGTCATCAACAAAGCCATCAATATAAAACAAGTCTTGGACTGAATTTATTACATTCACAAAGAGATCCGGAGAGGAACCTCTATGAAGCTTTGGAAAGTCTGTGTCCCACCCAGTTCCCATATAGATTTTGACCTACACGTTTAATATTTAAGCAAAAGAAAAGAGAACAGGAAACCTAACTGTTGGCCTCTCAGTGTAAAATGATAgacctttagtttttttttatttgtagctTGAATAATCGCTATATTAGTGCTTGGATCATCTGTCCCCTGCAAATGTCAATAATATCACGAAACATGGATTTCCCTTAAATAGCATGGTCTTTTGAACAAATATAGACGAGGTTAAGATCTTaaaaacttcacatttatttGATCAATGGTTTAAGCTGCAATAACGATAATGCCGAGACTAAGTTCCAGAAAACTAAAATATGCTTCTCATATAGATTTTGACCTGAACATTCATATTTAAAGCAAGAAAGTGGGAGCATATGAAACCTCAATATTGTATGTTTAGTGTATCAAACCTTTAAAGAACCTGAAGCCTTTGGCAGATCTTGTTTAACAGCTTTGCTAGAACTTGGATGGTCTGGCTCCTACAAAGGTCACCCAAAGGCCATAATACCACAACATGAACTTTCCCTtatcgaaagaaaaaaaaaacaataccaaTACAGACCTTTTAAACATGTATATTTCGGACTTTAAACCAAAAATGTATAGTTGGGACTAAGAATATAGTGTAAAGTTCTTATTAGGAATCTTTTCACTTTTGTTAgtattaatatatgtatgatatttctgacacatttttttttgtgaaaattactaattgattaatattttaaaacaaagtcATTGAGAACAAAGTGTGTTTGGCTACAGAATCTTGCCTCTTATCATTAACAGTTCTAGTTATGTTTGTTGATTATTACTAACTTTTGTATTTGTTAGAGCAACTTCAGTGCTCAGGTTCTATATGAGTATCTAGttctttacaaaaataaacataaccTGAAGACATGGAAGAGAATATAGAGTGTTAGAATATAGAACATATCCGATTATGCGGAGACTAAGttccaaaaaactaaaatatgctTCTCATATAGATTTTGACCTGAACATTCATATTTAAAGCAAGAAAGTGGGAGCATATGAAACCTCAATATTGTATGTTTAGTGTATCAAACCTTTAAAGAACCTGAAGCCTTTGGCAGATCTTGTTTAACAGCTTTGCTAGAACTTGGATGGTCTGGCTCCTACAAAGGTCACCCAAAGGCCATAATACCACAACATGAACTTTCCCTtatcgaaagaaaaaaaaacaataccaaTACAGACCTTTTAAACATGTATATttcggattttaaacaaaaaatgtatagttGGGACCAAGAATATAGTGTAAAGTTCTTATTAGGAATCTTTTCActtttgtttatattaatatatgtatgataTTTCTGACACATTTTTTGTGTGCAAATTActaattgattaatattttaaaacaaattcatTGAGAACAAAGTCTGTTTGGCTACAGAATCTTGCCTCTTATCATTAACAGTTCTAGGTATGTTTGTTGATTATTACTAACTTTTGTATTTGTTAGAGCAACTCCAGTGCTCAGGTTCTATATGAGTATCTAGTTCTTTACGAAAATAAACATAACCTGAAGACATGGAAGAGAATATAGAGGATGAAGAGTGTTAGAATATAGAATATATccgagatatatatatatatatatatcatcctCTATAGATAATTACCAATTCTTGATTTTTCTATGtgaatttttcctttttttgaacTATATGAATTCTTCCTTTTTGTATTAGGATTAGGTGTagcttaaatttatataaatgtattgACATTAATATCCACTAAATACAACTCTTGTTCATTACATATTTCAAACAAGAAAGTGAGAGGTTTGGAAACCTTAAAACGGACCTTCCGTGTTTCTCGATTTGCTTCAATAACCGCCTTGCTAGTCATTGAACCTTCGTCCCCCTGCACATGTCACACAACACCCAAACATATATTTTACCTTGTTACAAAACCCAGAACAGTGAACAAATATAGTTAACTAATGGTTCAGCCTCCTGCAATATCAAATAGGCAGAGACAAAGTAACAGATTATGTAGAATCAACTTATCAAACAAAATCAGTCTATCAGGCATACTTTGATAACGATCACTTTACGACTGggggaaaacaaaaatctttCGAAGTCGTTACAGGTGGCGTCCTTTACATTTGGCTCTTGAAGTCGATACTCTTCCACACACACTGTCATTGCTTTCACTCCACCCCATTCTTCCTTCTCCTTGCCCAACAATTTAATGAACTCGGACAATAGTTCCGCCTCTCCATGCTTCGGTTCCAATTTGTTCCTTTCAACAACCTCCAACACGGTTTCATAAGAATTCCGGGGATTATCTTCGTGTGTTATATGTAACTTCATTTCTCCCACTTTTTATTGGGAAGAAGATGAGATCATTCCTTCCCACATATATAAAAGGAGAATTTTCTTGTCGAGGATCGGAAGCAATCTCCACTTTTCATTCCGTCCGTTGGACTAAAGTTAAAGATTCCCTTCGTGTCACTGATTTTTGGAATTATTCATTTGGATAGATAAATAGTTTACGAAGTTTGAAGATATATCACATTTTGTGTGTGGAGATTGGTGGAGTGTAAATATCGTCttagaaattataatttaagaaactatatattagatgtctaaaaattaagtaaaaaacATTGTGGAAGGAACGAGACCAAATCAAGTAGGAAGAACATATCCATATAGAGTTTGAGCTATCGTCGAACCTATGTGATTTAATCTGATGTTAATTTCGAAGTGGACTGAAGACTTATTTTAAAGAGTAGTAAAATTCTTCAACCCGTAATTGCTGAATACATCAAAGTAATGCCAATAAATGCTAAAC
This genomic stretch from Brassica napus cultivar Da-Ae unplaced genomic scaffold, Da-Ae ScsIHWf_1109;HRSCAF=1576, whole genome shotgun sequence harbors:
- the LOC125595983 gene encoding phosphoinositide phospholipase C 7-like isoform X4, giving the protein MKLHITHEDNPRNSYETVLEVVERNKLEPKHGEAELLSEFIKLLGKEKEEWGGVKAMTVCVEEYRLQEPNGDEGSMTSKAVIEANRETRKVRFKEPDHPSSSKAVKQDLPKASGSLKEPDHPSSSKAVKQDLPKASGSLKGTDDPSTNIAIIQATNKKKLKVKIYMGTGWDTDFPKLHRGSSPDLFVNLIHGGKIRKTVHKRSWTPSWGEEFEFPLSSLENDELVVEVYDHTLIFKDKFAGTFRDRVSKLQPGIQAIPLSDKVGKECKTARLLMRFMFV
- the LOC125595983 gene encoding phosphoinositide phospholipase C 7-like isoform X6, producing the protein MKLHITHEDNPRNSYETVLEVVERNKLEPKHGEAELLSEFIKLLGKEKEEWGGVKAMTVCVEEYRLQEPNGDEGSMTSKAVIEANRETRKEPDHPSSSKAVKQDLPKASGSLKEPDHPSSSKAVKQDLPKASGSLKGTDDPSTNIAIIQATNKKKLKVKIYMGTGWDTDFPKLHRGSSPDLFVNLIHGGKIRKTVHKRSWTPSWGEEFEFPLSSLENDELVVEVYDHTLIFKDKFAGTFRDRVSKLQPGIQAIPLSDKVGKECKTARLLMRFMFV
- the LOC125595983 gene encoding phosphoinositide phospholipase C 1-like isoform X3, with the protein product MKLHITHEDNPRNSYETVLEVVERNKLEPKHGEAELLSEFIKLLGKEKEEWGGVKAMTVCVEEYRLQEPNVKDATCNDFERFLFSPSRKVIVIKGDEGSMTSKAVIEANRETRKVRFKEPDHPSSSKAVKQDLPKASGSLKGTDDPSTNIAIIQATNKKKLKVKIYMGTGWDTDFPKLHRGSSPDLFVNLIHGGKIRKTVHKRSWTPSWGEEFEFPLSSLENDELVVEVYDHTLIFKDKFAGTFRDRVSKLQPGIQAIPLSDKVGKECKTARLLMRFMFV
- the LOC125595983 gene encoding uncharacterized protein LOC125595983 isoform X7; its protein translation is MKLHITHEDNPRNSYETVLEVVERNKLEPKHGEAELLSEFIKLLGKEKEEWGGVKAMTVCVEEYRLQEPNVKDATCNDFERFLFSPSRKVIVIKGDEGSMTSKAVIEANRETRKVRFKEPDHPSSSKAVKQDLPKASGSLKEPDHPSSSKAVKQDLPKASGSLKGTDDPSTNIAIIQATNKKKLKVKIYMGTGWDTDFPKLHRGSSPDLFVNFLGSLNSSYMVARSGRLSTNAVGHPVGERNLSFRYLVWKMMSLLLKYMTIP
- the LOC125595983 gene encoding phosphoinositide phospholipase C 8-like isoform X2; the protein is MKLHITHEDNPRNSYETVLEVVERNKLEPKHGEAELLSEFIKLLGKEKEEWGGVKAMTVCVEEYRLQEPNVKDATCNDFERFLFSPSRKVIVIKGDEGSMTSKAVIEANRETRKEPDHPSSSKAVKQDLPKASGSLKEPDHPSSSKAVKQDLPKASGSLKGTDDPSTNIAIIQATNKKKLKVKIYMGTGWDTDFPKLHRGSSPDLFVNLIHGGKIRKTVHKRSWTPSWGEEFEFPLSSLENDELVVEVYDHTLIFKDKFAGTFRDRVSKLQPGIQAIPLSDKVGKECKTARLLMRFMFV
- the LOC125595983 gene encoding uncharacterized protein LOC125595983 isoform X1 — its product is MKLHITHEDNPRNSYETVLEVVERNKLEPKHGEAELLSEFIKLLGKEKEEWGGVKAMTVCVEEYRLQEPNVKDATCNDFERFLFSPSRKVIVIKGDEGSMTSKAVIEANRETRKVRFKEPDHPSSSKAVKQDLPKASGSLKEPDHPSSSKAVKQDLPKASGSLKGTDDPSTNIAIIQATNKKKLKVKIYMGTGWDTDFPKLHRGSSPDLFVNLIHGGKIRKTVHKRSWTPSWGEEFEFPLSSLENDELVVEVYDHTLIFKDKFAGTFRDRVSKLQPGIQAIPLSDKVGKECKTARLLMRFMFV
- the LOC125595983 gene encoding phosphoinositide phospholipase C 1-like isoform X5; this translates as MKLHITHEDNPRNSYETVLEVVERNKLEPKHGEAELLSEFIKLLGKEKEEWGGVKAMTVCVEEYRLQEPNVKDATCNDFERFLFSPSRKVIVIKGDEGSMTSKAVIEANRETRKEPDHPSSSKAVKQDLPKASGSLKGTDDPSTNIAIIQATNKKKLKVKIYMGTGWDTDFPKLHRGSSPDLFVNLIHGGKIRKTVHKRSWTPSWGEEFEFPLSSLENDELVVEVYDHTLIFKDKFAGTFRDRVSKLQPGIQAIPLSDKVGKECKTARLLMRFMFV